Genomic segment of Malania oleifera isolate guangnan ecotype guangnan chromosome 7, ASM2987363v1, whole genome shotgun sequence:
GAAGCTCGGCAAAGCCTTTACGCTCTCTTTCGAATCCTAGACGAAGCTCGACGAAGCCTCTACTCTCCCACGAAGCCTCGATGAAGCCTCTGCTCCCTCTCGAAGCTTGGACGAAGCTcaacgaagcctctgctctctctcttgAAGCATCTGCTCTCTCTCGAAGCCtctgctttctctctctctcagtgtttgctctctctctctcttaaaacctttgctctactctctctctctctcgaagcATCTATCCGACAGGTCTGAGTTTGTCTCTCAGgtttttgtttcatattttaattgCTTAAATTAAATCTTGCTACAGCTGTTGAAATGTCTGAAGCTGATTCCAAGggtaaaaaaaaaagagtttgcttggaaatacataaaagaagttgaaggagaaaaatattttagatgcaaattttgtgATCAACATTGTAGTGGGACTGTCACAAGGTTTAAACATCATTTGGTTGGTACAAGAAAGGGAATGAAACCTTGTCCAAAAGTCCCTTAAAAAGTGAGTGATGAGTGTGAGAATGCTCTTGAAAAATTTCGAGAAGATAAGGGTAAAAGAAATGAACTTCTTGAAGAGATTGGGCAGGGTCCAGGAGGAGGGAGTCAAAGTGCTAGGTCTAATGTTGGAGATTTTGAGCAGCAAAATAGTGGAAGTGGCCATACTCCTAGGGCTACAGGTCCTATGgataagttttcattttcatagacCAAACAATCCATTCTAAACTCAAAatggaagaaggaagaaagaaatgaaGTGTGTAGGAAAGTTTGCCGTTGTGCGTTCAATAATTCTTTACCATTAAATTTGATGGCTGACATATATTGGCATGTTATGGTGGATGGAATTGCTAATTATGGGCCAGGTTTCAAGCCTCCATCTATGCATGAGATAAGGACGTGGATCCTTAAATATGAAGTGAAAGACATCGATAGCATGTTGAAAGACCACAAAAAAGCTTGGAAGGAATATAGATGTTCTATCATGAttgatggatggatggatgggtGTTCAAGGGTCTTGATTAATTTCCTTGTGAAAAGTTTTGCTGGTACATGGTTTTTAAAATCCATTGATGCTTCTGATTCTATAAAAAAATGGTGATATGTTGTTTAAGTatatggatgaggtggttgaggaaGTTGGTGAGGAAAATGTTGTGCAGGTGATAACTGATAATGCGAAGAACATGATAAATGGTTGAAAAAAGCTTATGGAAAAGAGGGAGAAGCTCTATTGGACTCCATGTGTTGCACATTGTTTGACACTTCAGAGCATTTACAAACAAAAGCAAGGCCTTCAATCTATGTTCTCTTCAGAGGTGTGGTGTACTAATACATATGCAAAAATGCATGAAGGTATAAGGACTCACTCAATAGTTTTATTTGACCAACATTTTTGGCCTCACGTGGCCTATGTTATCAAGAGTGTTGTCCCTCTTGTGTGTGTTCTAAGGGAAGTTGATTCTAAGGAAATACCAGTCATGGGGTTTCTCTATGAGATGATGGATTCGGCGAAAGAAAAAATTGCTGCAAATTTTTCTAGAAATGAGAAAAAGTATGGACCTATTTGGAGAAAAATAGATGACAGATGGACTCCACAACTTCATCACCCTTTACATGCTGCAGGATATTATTTAAATCCCCAATTGCGTTACAAAGAGAACTTCTCTGATTGTGAAGAAGTGAAGAAAGGACTATTTGAATGCATGGATAGAATGTGGACATATGAGGAGAGGCTAGCTGCAGACATCCAATTGGATTTGTTTGATAATGCACGAGGGTATTTTGGGACTCGAGTGGCTGTTGACTCCAGAATGTTGAGAAGTcaaggtaaaaataatatttcagtaaAAAATAGTTAATTAGTAGTACTTTATCCTTGTTTCTTCTTATAACTTGGAACTTAAACATGTTCTTTTTTATTTGTAGCTAATTGGTGGAAGCGTTTTGGGACAAAAACCCCAGAATTGATGAATTTTGCTATTCGTGTTCTTAGCCTGACATGTAGTGCTAGTGGATGTGAGAGGGATTGGAGTACATTTGAGCAGATTCATATGAAAAAGAGGAATAGATTAGAGCACAAGAGATTGAATGCTCTAGTTTATGTCAAGTACAACACTAAACTGAGGGAGATAGCTACAAGAAGAAGACAAAATTATGATCCAATATTGGTGCCAGAAGTCGCTTCAGATGATGAATGGATCACAGAGAAGGAAGAACCTATCCTCCCAAAAGATACTTCTTGGGTTGATGATGTCCTAGATGTTGATGCTGTTAGAGCTTCGCCCATGGTACCTCTTGAAGGAGATGATGCTCAAGCAACACTAGCTTCTGGTAGCTCGCATTCTAATCTTCCTATAAAAAGGGAAGATTAGTGATTATTGTGAGAACTTGAGTGCATACATATCAATAGTCATTTTTTAATCTACTAATTTATAATTCTCCAATTCTCCTAACTCCTAACCTATAGCTTTATTGAATTTGTAGGCACTCAAGAGAAAGGCAAGGGGCCAACATTGGAAACAATTAAGGAAGACAATGATGTTGAAGTGGGAGAAAAATTATTACTGGAAGAACTCCTATTTATTATGATGAAGATGAGGACGTTGATGAAGATAAGGACATTGATGAAGATCTTGATAGTTCCCTCTTAACTTTGTTGATTAAGATTTACTAGAATCTTAGAAATTAGAATCTTGGATGATGAGATATTGTGATGTTGTAATTtggctttttctcttctttttgaaacttatGGCTTATTTTTAACATGCATTGTTTGAGTTTGTTAGCTAAAATTGACCTATATGATACTTAAGAATTATGAATgctattttttttccattattctaacatttttctcattttaatactatatatataattttttatttattaattattttaaaaaatagagtcCCAAAAGGCTTACGCCACGCCTCGCCTTGcggagggtaaaacgcctcgccttacgccttcaTCTTTTAAAACACTGGTTATGAGTGCAGATCACGGAAGTGTTTTTAGGGTTCAGAGGCTACTTGATTGGACTTGACTATTACATATCTTCGAaggtaggggtggcaaaacaggtCACCCGCTTAATCCGTTTAATAAACGAGTCGGGTCCAGGTTGACTCATTTATAAACGGATCGGCTTGTATTAAACCCAAACCAGGTTTAAACGGGCAGGTCACCCGTCGGGTTtcaacccgttttgccacccctacatACAGATTGTAGGATTACCTTTCTAGGCAACGCAATGTGAGATGATGCTTGGTAAGATGATTGATACTGTAgcaaccttgaatactcctcctctGATATAGACACAGCACgcggttcactcaaacaagtgattaACTaaggaaccatacttttgggatttgcaaactccatcccaacattcacaaactcagaccAATGACCATAGGATTAATTGTTGGAACAATCGAAACAACCATGAAGAAGATGACCAACCATGAACAAGTCGcaaataaatcagtacaagactgccacagcaccaagaaactcaaacACAACCCCAAGAAAACCCACAGCACTGAAACAATTGGAGAAGTGAACCACTGAAACTAACATAGAGAAATCACCAACTAACTTATATAACACTGTCGTAGCCACACAAAAAACAGCTTATAAGCACTATCATTGCTCCAAGAAAGTCACCAATGACTGTTACTAACACTGAACAACAACTGACGaattaccacgagtgcatggttaaaaaaagattggatctttgagcaaaacacatgtccAACAGCATTatctttttatatataaaaaaaattagatcaCTGAATCAAAAACACAGAaaatcccactgtttcagacccaataaactcaataaccattgataacagcttcacgaagcatcaaacaacTTCCTTGGTGCCACACTTGAGCAATTAAAAAAGTGAGATCTTTGGGCAAAAAACATCACGAAAAACTCCAAAAACATGTTAATAGAGAGATTGGATCACTGCCGGATCATTTCAGGTCAAAACCATGCCTGAAAGGCGGCTTCACAGGCCGGCACGTGGGATTGGCCCTGGCAGCCTTCATCCAGCGCGTGAGGGCACATGGGACACTGGATGCGTGAGGGCGCATGGGACACTGCCTGGAGGTGGGATTTCAGTGGGGGAGGTcggcagtgtctgtgggtgactatggtgttggTTTGGACAAGTCTATAGAGGATTTGATGTTCTCAAACTGGCAGTGTCACCCAGAAAATTCCAGCGACTGGTCTGACTTTCTGCAGCTGCTGCTGGCTGTTTTGTAGGGTTATAGTATTGCTGAAAAATcttctatgatggtagacatgcagcggattttgggtttcaggcttcggtttgatggtggtggtaacacttggggtttaggtttcagaatcatgctctgataccatgttgaataattgggtacaatggaagacctaaactcaatgatagatCTTTCCctgtatttataatatatgtcaagtacaattggaatgaccataatacccttactaacttacacttattacaaaccaaactctaacaattaataataatgctaaatgactaaataaccattaacaactGAGATTGGAAATTCCATTTGACTTATTAGTGGTAAGAGGAGCTTAGATGAAAGAAAATAATGAGGTATATGCTAAAACATTGTTaggttaccactttacctaaaagcttaagctgttaagttgtgggccaacaacgtatatcaagctttaacactcctccGCACGTGTAGCCCGACAGCATGTGAAGAGATACACACACGATTGagaacacccattacagggaatgtaataattttttaaacaccagaCAATAAATACAGGCAACAAGAGTAAAACTCAGGACCTCCTGATatcctgctctgataccatgctaggTTACCACTTTACCTTAAAGCTTAAGCagttaggttgtgggccagcaatgtatatcaagctttaacaaacaTAAATAACCTAAGAGTTGGGacagaaagagaaaaaagaataGGATAGGGCCTGCTGAAACCAGGTGTGACACCTGCCAGCACTACAAACCAGCAGCAGCCGCCTAGCAGCTCTGAAAACCAGCAGACGACACCTAGCACACAGATGGCCGCACTGCAGGATCCTTCTTGTCACCAGCTGCTGCGGTCCTGCCACGTTTCCAGCCTAGAAGAAGACACTTGGCAAGCAGCTGCTGTAGCCATGCAGAGCAGCCTCAACACATAAAAGAAAATACCACAAACTCTTGTCGCAAACCCTAGTTCTAgaaagagacagagagagagagagagaactctgTATAAAATCAAGGAAATTCAGAGGAAATCAGGAGAAAATATAGGAAATTCAGAGGGAATCTTATACTAAGTTTGAAGAAACCAAAAATCAAAATagttgtttttaattttcatttattcacaGAGGGATTTTGGGTATTCAAAGGAAATAAGGATAGAAACTTGCATAGAGTTGAATTCTAGTAGGGGAGATATAAGCTTGTTATTTCTAATTACTTTGATATGACTGCCTATATGTTTTCTTTGGTTATCATAACTGCAAATCTTGTTTAGTGGGAAATTTTCATGTGGTAGATATTCACCTTGTAAGGATGATTGTTATACTTGCTACAAAAAAGCTTGTGTATGCATATGTTGAATTCATGTTATGTGAAATAGCTGGCACCATGTGTTTTTGTGGTTGTTATATTGTTTGAATTTGAGCAAGTAGGGATTGTGTCTCCCATGGGTGAAAGACACTAAACCTCCAGAGGGAATTTCCGCATTAAGCATGGTTGGCCAAGCTagaatttggcacttgtttgagataaaCTGTGTACTTAGTTGGGACAGCAAAAACTGTGTGCATTCAAGCTTAGAATAAAAAGTGTGTCCTACATAGTGTTttgaataaagagtgtgttcATGCACCTTATGATTATGCACACATGTAAGAAATCatgtgttaagtattgaaatccCTATTCGAATAAGGGGGAATTAAGAATATCTATTGAGCTTGTGGTTGCTCACCCGATTCCTTGATAAATTCAGGTTCGAACTGAAGGAGAGCTCCACTTGTTAAATTCTCCAAGAGACTAGCATTTTGACATTTATTACAGGTTGGCAAGAATACAATAGGGATACTAAGCATGTTTACTATTGGCAATTATGTATGTAGACTAGGAAGGGTGAAAAATGTTGTACGTAAAGCACAACCAAATGTAAAGAGCCCGTAACTGAAAGTATAACTAAAACATTCTTAGTTAccttatgaaatatatatatgtatcgtgtgttttcaacaaatatttaCTCTAACTTGGTTTCTAACTTGTTTCCAAATGACGAATTAGCAAAATAAATTCTTGCCTAGGCCTAGTGGCCCCATCAAATTTTAGATGGAGTCATGGCCAGTCATGTGCCAAAAATAGGTATGTGATACATACAATTGGCATGACATATGGCACGACCAGGAGATCGTTAGCATCTTATTTCCAACCATTTACAACTTGACTTGCAATAAAAATTCCTGCACCAAACAGCACCTCCAAACCTCATATCAGGAATTCTTTTAGAACATTCCCTTCCTTAGAAATGTGGAAGATTGGGAACTCCACCAGCTTACAGACTTATTCATCTATCTTTCTAGTTTCTAGCACCAAAATAGCATAAATCGCCCAGTTTGGACCTTAGATAAGAAAGGGGTCTTCATCATTAGATTTTTCTGCAAGAAACTCTGTCCTTCAGAGTCGAATAGTAATAATTTTCCCCGGACTCATTGGAAGACAGCTGGCCCCACAAAAGTTGCCTTCCCTGCTTCGGAGGCAGCTCATGTTAAGCTCCTGACTTTGGATAATTTGCAAAGAAGGGGGCTGTCCATTGCTAACACATGCCCCCTTTCCATGGTCGAAGTTGAATCAATTGAGCATATCCTCCTTCATTGCACTTGGACCAAGAATCTTTGGAAATTGGCTTTGAATTTAATAGGACAACAGTGGGTTATCACCAACTCTCTTAGGGGGGAACTCTAGGCCTAGAGATGGATTCGGGCAACAAAAGAGAAGAGGAAGGCTTTGTCTCTCATTCCCCACGCAATTTTCTGGTGTTTGGAAAGAGAGGAACAGGAAAGCGTTTAAATAACTCAACCTCAACGCTTCAGATAAGCAAAGTGCTATGGTTAACGGCAATTGCCAGGCAGCATAATGGAATTGttgtaaatgattttaatgtAATCTTTGATCTTTGTGACACCCCTCAAGATGGTTGATTTTCTATAGTGAGATgacatccccttgatgccttttcAATAAATTCCCTTTATTTATCAAAAGAAAAGGTAGAGATACAATTGAAGAGGGCACCATTATGAACTCAGTACATTATCCTGAGTCAACTTGTGGCGTAGCAAACACCACTAGCAAAAGTAAGGCAAGTTGCAGAGGCCCAACCTAAAAGATAACAGGCTTAGGATCCCAACCAAATGGGAAGAAGAACCACGAAGTCCTTATGCCAAGCTAGTCACCAGATAAATGTTGTCACTGTCAAAAGTACGTGCATCAATCCAACAACTGCCCAAACAGAGGTAGGGAAGAAATCAAAGCAAGTCAATGTTGTGGTACATGAACAACCCAACCCAAAGAGTGATCTTGAGTGCAAAGATGAGCAGCTAGAATTTTTTTATCCAAATGATATACAAGATGGGAAGGAGAATCGTATTCCTTCATAGTTAGAAGATCGTTATTAGCTAACTCGAGATGGAGGAGCCCCAATGCCCTCAGCATTTTTCGGACAAAACAAAATCAAGTGGAATATCTATGATGTCATCACAAATAGTAGCAGTAGCAAGAATATTGTGTCCAAAGACATTGTCATAAAATTTTGTCAAATGAGAAGCATCCAATCCCATATAAGATATAGCAGGAGTAGCGACAATATTGTGTCCAAAGACATTGTCCTAAAATTTTGCCAATTAAGAACCATCCAATCCCATATAAGATTGATTGAATTAAGGCAGCTGGCAAGATCAAAGTACGCGAGTAATGCTTAATTCCTTTTTCTATTGAGAAGTATTGAGATGAGGTTTTGTGTGATATCATGGACATGGATGTATGTCTCCTACTATTAGGATGACCATGGTAGTTTGACCTGAATTCTAACCACGAGGATAAGGATAGTGTTTAAAATCTTCCAAAGGGTGAGACAAGAATTACCTTCAACCCTATGACTCATCCTAATCACCCCAAGGCTACCAAATCCAAGGAAAGTCTACATTCTTGATTATTCCAAGTCCAATAGTCCATGTAGATGTAAAACATGCTCCAGTGAGTAATGCTTTCATGGTAAAGGATGAGCAGACTATCAAGGATGCGTACCAACCATGGTACAAACTTTATTAGTTCAAGGAAGCATTGTCAGATGGCTTTACCTACAAGGTTACCACCCATGTGGGATACATAGCACCACAATCAATCTTGTTCCTAGAGCCAATCTTCCAACCCTACCACACTACCATATGAGCATATAAGATGCAATAGAGGACTGACTTTCAACACAGGAAGATTCAAAAGAGCATGAGCCCTTGTGCAGTGCATGCATTATTAACCCCAAAGTAGGATGGTAGTGAGTGAATGCGTGTTGATAGCATGCAATCAACAAAATCACTATTTTCTCGTTCAATGCCAAGAAGACATGCTAGATATGTTGGCATGTTCCATGGTGTTAAAAAATTATGACTTACAAAGTGGTTATCACCAAATTCACATTAGGCAAGGAGGCAAGTGGGTATACAGCCTTCAAAACCAAGGAGGGGTCATACAAGTGGTTGGTTATGCCCTTCAAACTATTCAATGTGCCTAGCACTTTTATGTGCCTGATGAGCAAGGTTCTTAAACCTTTCATTAGGAAATTTTGTGTactttattttgatgatattctCATTTATAGTCAAAGTGAAGATGACCATTTACATCACATATGGGGAAGTACTAACCATAGTATAGGAGAATAAGCTATACAATAACATAAAGAAATGTAGTTGCATTGCACATAAGATACTCTTCATAGAGTTTGTTATTAGTGTAGAAAGAATAAATGTGGATGATGACAAGGTTTGTGCAATCAAAGATTGGCCCCACCCAAAACATTGGTTTATGAAGTTTCCATGGGTGGTTTATGAAGTTTCCATGGGTAGGCAGTCTTCTACCACTGACTTATTAGAGGCTTCAGCTCAATCATGGCTCCAATTATGAGTGTCTCAAAGAGGGAAAGTTCCAATGAAGGG
This window contains:
- the LOC131160033 gene encoding uncharacterized protein LOC131160033, with the protein product MGFLYEMMDSAKEKIAANFSRNEKKYGPIWRKIDDRWTPQLHHPLHAAGYYLNPQLRYKENFSDCEEVKKGLFECMDRMWTYEERLAADIQLDLFDNARGYFGTRVAVDSRMLRSQANWWKRFGTKTPELMNFAIRVLSLTCSASGCERDWSTFEQIHMKKRNRLEHKRLNALVYVKYNTKLREIATRRRQNYDPILVPEVASDDEWITEKEEPILPKDTSWVDDVLDVDAVRASPMVPLEGDDAQATLASGTQEKGKGPTLETIKEDNDVEVKTMPERRLHRPARGIGPGSLHPAREGTWDTGCVRAHGTLPGGGISVGEVGSVCG